The sequence below is a genomic window from Citricoccus muralis.
ACCCGGATGAGTGTGTGGATTGTGGTGCCTGTGAGCCGGTGTGCCCGGTGGAGGCGATCTATTATGAGGATGATCTTCCTGAGGAGTGGGAGGATTACTACGGTGCCAATGTGGAGTTCTTCTCGGATTTAGGGTCGCCGGGTGGTGCGGCGAAGATGGGCGTGATTCCCAAGGATCATGCGTTGATCTCCGCACTGCCCCCACAAGGAGAGTACGCATGAGCCGCCCTGTCGAGGCGAAGGTCGACGTCTTGACCGCTTTCAAGAACGCCTTCCGTGAGCATCCGGCCGGTATTGCGCTCATCACTGCGGCCACACCGGATGGACCAGTCGGCCTCACCGCCTCCAGCGTGGCCTCGGTGAGTGTGGATCCGCTCGCGCTGTCGTTCTCGGTCACCCGGGCGACGGGTAGCGCCGGTGCCATCATCCGCAGCAACAGTTACCTGGTACACCTGCTGGACCACCGACATCAGGACATTGCTCAGCACTTCAGCGTCACCGGCGGCGAGCGTTTTACCCCTGAGCAAGGATGGACCGTGCTGGATACCGGAGAGCCGTATCTGCCGGGCGTGCGAGCGGCACTGCGCTGTCGCACTCTTCAGCAGGTGCCGGTGGGGTCCTCGACCCTGGTGGCTGCGGAGGTCCTAGAGATTGTGTCCGGTGAGAGCGCGGATCCGATGGTGTATCACGACCGGACCTTCACCCGACTTTCACGTCCTGGTACCTGAGGGCTCCGAGTCCCCGAGCCCGACCAGTTGGCGCGGGGTGTGCCAGAGAAGGTCGGCGAGCGCCTCCCGCCCTAGTCCCCACCGGTTGATGACCTGGAGCTGGTGCGCATAGGGGTAGGGGATGTTCGGGAAATCCGTGCCGAGCACGATCCGATCGGCAATGGCGGCGATGTGGTCCGGGAAATCGGTCGGCAGCGGAGCGATCGACTCCATGTAGTCGGTGCCCACCATCGTGGTGTCCAAGTGCACGTTCGGGTACTGGCGGACCAAATCGAAAAATGATGCGTAGTCTGGCAGTCCGGCGTGGGCGATCACCAGTGTTAGTTCCGGATGCCGTTGGAGCAGCTCCTGCACCGGTTCCACACCGGTGAACCGGCCGCGGTTCGGCCCGTGGCCGCAGTGGATGACCACCGGGGTACCCCGCTTTTCGAGATGCTGCCACACAGGGTCGAGCAGTGGGTCTACCGGCGAGAAGCCGCCGACCTGTATATGGACCTTGAACAGTCGTGCGCCGTCGTCCAACGCTTGTTCCACCACCTCGACGACCTCGGGCTCCGGGAAGAAGGTGGCTGAGTGGATGGATTCGGGGTGCTCTGCTGCGAAACGGGTGGAATAGTCGTTCAGCCAGGCTGCCATTCCCCTCCGGTGGGCGTAATTAAGGGTGCCGAAGTGCTTTACCCCGATGTCGCGCAGGGTACGCACCCGTTCAGCTTCGTCGGTGCGGTAGGTGATGGACCACGGAGGGACTCCAGGGCGATCCACGGCGTCAAAGAACTGCCACACCTTTCGCAACACATTGTCGGGCATGAAGTGAACATGGAGGTCGGCAATGCCCGGAATATTTGTCGCGCGTCAGACTTAGTGGCAGGGCCGTTATGTAGGTCCTGAAGGAGAGTCAGACATGGGTAGACCACCCTCGATTCCGGCGGAGAAGAAGACCCGGATAGTGCTGAGCGTGCTGGCCGGCGAGATGTCCATCGCCGAAGCGGCACGCAAGGAGA
It includes:
- a CDS encoding amidohydrolase family protein gives rise to the protein MPGIADLHVHFMPDNVLRKVWQFFDAVDRPGVPPWSITYRTDEAERVRTLRDIGVKHFGTLNYAHRRGMAAWLNDYSTRFAAEHPESIHSATFFPEPEVVEVVEQALDDGARLFKVHIQVGGFSPVDPLLDPVWQHLEKRGTPVVIHCGHGPNRGRFTGVEPVQELLQRHPELTLVIAHAGLPDYASFFDLVRQYPNVHLDTTMVGTDYMESIAPLPTDFPDHIAAIADRIVLGTDFPNIPYPYAHQLQVINRWGLGREALADLLWHTPRQLVGLGDSEPSGTRT
- a CDS encoding flavin reductase family protein, with amino-acid sequence MSRPVEAKVDVLTAFKNAFREHPAGIALITAATPDGPVGLTASSVASVSVDPLALSFSVTRATGSAGAIIRSNSYLVHLLDHRHQDIAQHFSVTGGERFTPEQGWTVLDTGEPYLPGVRAALRCRTLQQVPVGSSTLVAAEVLEIVSGESADPMVYHDRTFTRLSRPGT
- the fdxA gene encoding ferredoxin, producing MTYVIALPCVDVKDRACIDECPVDCIYEGERMLYIHPDECVDCGACEPVCPVEAIYYEDDLPEEWEDYYGANVEFFSDLGSPGGAAKMGVIPKDHALISALPPQGEYA